A region of Marnyiella aurantia DNA encodes the following proteins:
- a CDS encoding GIN domain-containing protein, with protein sequence MKHCFFILLLLGLLSCGKISPKGDIESRDIKVEEFTRLELKGKFRVFYLRSPDNFVNVETYPNILDNLRINVKDKTLFIEEKRETQGVDFYNINIYSKYSPEKIAIADSAEMTLSSEIKTDNFRLNLKDNAKFIGSVNTRRAEIDLRNTSRANFQGKTRDAVIKIADTANLIAPYWMITNLNIDSRNGNYAEVNVKDSLKGKIGHTAKFLYYNDPIRAFKIDKTANVQNKVLE encoded by the coding sequence ATGAAACACTGTTTTTTTATACTTTTGCTGCTCGGCCTGCTTTCCTGTGGAAAGATTTCGCCAAAAGGGGATATTGAAAGCCGTGATATTAAGGTGGAAGAGTTCACAAGATTAGAACTGAAGGGGAAGTTTCGGGTGTTCTATCTTCGGTCGCCGGATAATTTTGTGAATGTGGAAACCTATCCGAATATCCTGGACAATCTGCGAATCAACGTAAAAGATAAGACGCTTTTCATCGAGGAGAAAAGGGAGACTCAGGGAGTGGATTTTTACAATATAAACATTTACTCCAAATACAGCCCGGAGAAAATCGCAATTGCAGATTCTGCTGAAATGACCCTTTCCAGCGAGATTAAAACCGACAATTTCCGGCTTAACCTAAAAGATAATGCTAAATTTATCGGCTCTGTAAATACCCGCCGCGCTGAAATTGATTTGCGGAATACCAGCCGCGCCAATTTTCAGGGTAAAACGCGCGACGCGGTGATAAAAATTGCTGATACAGCCAATCTGATCGCCCCATACTGGATGATTACAAACCTGAATATTGACTCGCGGAACGGAAATTATGCTGAAGTAAATGTTAAGGATTCGCTGAAAGGAAAAATAGGCCATACAGCCAAGTTTCTTTACTATAACGATCCTATCCGTGCATTTAAAATTGACAAAACGGCAAATGTGCAGAATAAAGTGCTGGAGTAG
- a CDS encoding glycosyltransferase family 2 protein gives MNLSIIIPLLNEEESLEELFSRIDTVCRGANLTYEVWFVDDGSTDLSWSIIENLKVQHPQINAIRFSRNYGKSQALHAAFERAHGDVIITMDADLQDFPEEIPELYQMVKEEDYDIVSGWKKKRFDNVMTKNLPSKLFNSAARKVSGVELHDFNCGLKAYKKQVVKSIDVYGDMHRYIPVLAANAGFRRITEKEVQHQARPYGTSKFGTERFVRGFLDLITLWFVSRFGGRPMHFFGAVGTVMFIIGFLSALWLGVSKLIDVSRGIYGHLLTDNAWFFIALTMMIMGSLLFIAGFLGEMIIRTTRDNKHYHIDEVL, from the coding sequence ATGAATTTATCCATCATCATCCCCTTACTAAATGAAGAGGAATCCCTGGAAGAACTTTTTTCCAGAATTGATACAGTATGCAGAGGCGCGAACCTGACCTATGAAGTTTGGTTTGTAGACGATGGCAGTACCGACCTGTCCTGGAGCATTATAGAAAACCTGAAAGTACAGCATCCCCAGATCAATGCAATCCGGTTTTCGCGTAATTACGGCAAATCCCAGGCGCTGCACGCCGCCTTCGAAAGAGCTCACGGCGACGTGATCATCACCATGGATGCGGATCTGCAGGATTTCCCGGAGGAGATTCCCGAGCTTTATCAGATGGTGAAAGAGGAGGATTACGATATAGTTTCAGGCTGGAAAAAGAAAAGGTTTGACAATGTGATGACCAAAAATCTGCCTTCTAAACTTTTCAATTCAGCTGCCAGAAAAGTTTCCGGCGTAGAGCTTCACGATTTTAACTGCGGCCTTAAAGCGTATAAAAAGCAGGTTGTAAAATCCATTGACGTTTATGGCGATATGCACCGCTATATCCCGGTGCTGGCCGCTAATGCGGGTTTCCGCAGGATCACGGAGAAAGAAGTTCAGCACCAGGCCAGACCTTATGGCACCTCCAAGTTCGGGACTGAACGTTTCGTACGCGGCTTTCTGGATTTGATTACCCTTTGGTTCGTAAGCCGTTTCGGCGGCAGACCAATGCACTTCTTCGGTGCGGTAGGTACCGTAATGTTCATCATCGGATTCCTGTCCGCTCTGTGGCTGGGAGTTTCCAAACTTATTGATGTGTCACGCGGAATTTACGGTCATCTTCTGACTGACAATGCGTGGTTCTTTATCGCACTTACAATGATGATTATGGGCTCACTGCTGTTTATCGCGGGCTTCCTGGGCGAAATGATTATAAGAACTACGCGCGACAATAAACATTATCATATAGACGAAGTATTGTAA